TTAGCCAAAGAAAGAGACAGAATAAGGCTTGTACAAGTATGTACTGTTTCTCTGAGCCTTTAGAGACAAAGTGACCCCAGGAGAGTGCAGAAACCTTTTTGGAGTAGAGCCACAGTCTGTGCTATGGAGAAAGATAGTATCTGATATGTAATGAAATGTGCTGGGCTCTAAATTGGTTTGTAATCTTGTTGCTAGACAGCAGTAGTGGCAACTTCAGAAAACCAGGGGGTAGCTTGCTGTTGCATTTGTGGTTTTGTGAGGAGCATCAAGAAGGGTCTGTGGGGAGAAGTAGTGGTGGTGGGGGGGAAGCCTCTTGTGGGAACTTCTACTTCTGCATACTTGGGGCTGCAGTCACCTGTAGGCTTTACTTTTCTCTCCCTTGATTTCCCAACTTGTGAAATAGAGTTTATGATAATGATCTCTTCtgcaaagcattttaaaatcctCTGATGAAAAATGCTGTGGAAGAGATAGGTACTGTTAGTTTAACATGCATTGCTGAGAATCCCAGTGAGACTTGTTCCAGATTTACAGCTGGCACTGCAAACTTCCTTACCGTTCCTGTAATTCCCTTGGGatgagaattatttttaatcttgatCAGTATTGAATTAAATTTCCTTACCACTAAATATCACAATAAAAATACCCTGAGTTCCATCCAATTGCAGCATAACCTGTCCTTGCACATCAGGGCCCTGCATCAGGATGAGCATCATCCGGTGTTCATGATGCCAAACACCGCTATTGTTGCAAAAGGCCATTGGTACTTTTGCAGGAAACAAAAGGGTTTTTGGTGCAAAGGGCAAAATGATGGGAAGTTCAGAAAAATTCAGCAGTTCTTGAGAAAGGAGGCAAGGTAGCTGCCCTGCTGGGGTGGCAAATGGGCTGTTAGTGCATCAGGTGTTCCCTTGGATGCTGAGGTGCAAATGAGTTAACAAGTAGTGACCTCTGTGTGCCTGCTTTTCCTCAGGGCTCTCTGCAGTTCTGCTCTGATAATCTCTGCACTTTTGCCGAGTTCCCACAATTTCTCCCACTATAGGTATCCCTGATGTGTACTTTACCTGGTGTAGACTGTTCTTCATAGATGAACAGTATAGCTGTAGGTGTGTTATTTTTAGTTACTTTAGCTGACAAACAGCATATTTCCCCCATCAACCTTCATTTTGGAATTTCATAAAAACACAGAATACATAAAAACTTCAGTTTCTCCAAGAAATGCAATTTAACTTTAAAGTAACTTCCCTATTGTGTTTGTTCCTTTCTCAAGCAGCTGCACTGCAGCTATCAACaaaataataaagtaattttcCTCAGAGAAACCTCATTACAATTACCCATAATAATTTGTAGATGTTTAAGTGTAAAGAAACAGCATATGCAGTGGCTCCCCCCTCCCATTCCCCTCTAAGTTTTTCCACTCATCTATTGTATCTTTTTTTCACCAGATAGTatcttaaaataaagaaatgtgtAATTAAagtcagggaagggaaggaattgAAAGGAAGAATAAAGATATTTAGCAAATGCATTGTATTAAaggtaatttttgtttcttgtgtGGGAGGAAGAAGTAACAGAGGAAAATTGGGGAAACAAACTTATATGTTGCTGACTTTCAAGAGGCAGGTTGATGTGAGCATGGATTATATTCCTACCAGGAACAAGTCTCTCAAGAGATTAGCAGGAGCAGGTTGACTAAATGGCTTTCTACTAGTTCTTGTTGGAAGTATggaaatatatttctatttagTAAAAGCCTTGTGTTTAATTGGGATGTAATGTACATATCATGAAGAGCGTTTTAATGAGATCTTTTTACTTCCTGGTCTATAGGCTGAAATTGAGGAGCTGTCTACCCTAGAACACATGTGAATGATAAACTGCACCAAAAAACCAGCGAGTTGAGAAGTCGGAGGGATATTAGTCAGGCTGTTCAAAGCTCTCATCATTTGTGTTGGTATCGGTCAGTTCAGCGATGGTGTAACAGCATGAGGAGCAGACCCCAtcatttgtattttcttctattCAAGGCCTGTTTTTTTCatcaagaagaaaatacataaaacaACATGATAATTTATATACAAGGAAACTGatagtttatttttattgagTAGTAATGAAGAAGGGTAGATGTGAAGGAGAAAGTTTCCCCCATGAGAAGTAGCTTAGTTAAAGCTATGTCctcaaaattaagaaaaaaaaaatcttgcaaagTTAAAACAACTCAATATTGAAACTGAATGTtgtctttttgttgtttgtttcttttgacAGGCTTTGCCTGCAAAGTGCTTTCACAGTGTGCTATTTAGTTGGCATGTCTTGACCCTCAAAGCCTGTTTATTGTGGCTGTGTGAATACTCTCTATCTGACTTCTCTCACAGCTACTGAATGGTATTTTTGCAGGGGCTCCGGTTTCAGTCCAGATACCTCACTGAAGAGCTGCGGAGGATTTTCACTGAGGACACTGACTCTGAAACGGAAGTGTTTGAGGGCTTCGCTTCAAACGAGGTGCATGTGAACAAGAAAGAAGTTCTGGTAAAGGCAGTCACACCTACATGTGAATGATGTATATgttgacttcttttttttttttttttctgtctcttctgtgTAAACTTCATATTCTTGTAGGAATTTTTCTGATACACTGTGatgatctttttttctttttttcatgctgAATTAAAACGTGTTGTCTTAAAATAGAGAAAGAATGCTTTATTTGATGTAGCATCACATTTTAGGAATGAGAACTACTTCTACTGCTTGTAGATTGTACTGGGCAAGATTGTTCCTCTGGAGACAGCCATGTCTGTATGTCAGACAATACTAATATGTAGATGTTTAGTTGATTTCTGCACAGGCAGAAGTTGCGTACTGTGAACTTGTAAAAAGATGTTAATTTAGGTGAATTGATGGTGGTGCCTTTGGGTGAAAGACTGCTGTCTAGAACTAGTGATTTTAAAATCACCTCTCTTGTGTCAGAGTCAATAATGTAACATGGAATTTTTCCTGTCTCTAGATGGTGGAGTCAGACTTGAGTGATGAAGAACGTGATAATTTGTTGGGTAATgagaaagaagaggagaaagagatGAAGAAGAAGGTTTCCCCCAAGAGAAGAAGCTTTGGCCTTCGTGTTGCTTTACAATTTCCCACCAGGAAGTCATCTGAGAAAAAAGTGCCTGAACAGACTTTGTCTGATTTACCTCTAAAGGACAGTGAATCCCTCACACctctttcaaaagaaataagCCTCAAGCGGTCGGACAAAGTAGAAGGCTCTGCTTCAGAGTCTGAAGAAGACATCAAAGAAACACAGGAGGAAAGTTCTAGTGCACTGCTTAAGAGAGCcataaatattaaagaaaataaagccatGGTAAGACTTAAGAGCAGTGTTTTGTTCTCTGACATTTACATCCAATTACTTAGCTTTAGCATACTTGAATTCTAGGGTCCCTGCTAGTGCTGCGCTGGAACTTTGGGAACATCTTAGGTTAATTTTTCTACCTGGGAAAACCCTAGGGGACCCTCAGCACTCAGACATTTACCTCTAAAAAAACCTCAAGCAGAGACTAGCCTGGTCAAGTTTAAAACCAGAGCAGAACTAAGAATTTTTAATATGGATATGAGCAAAGTTACAAATGACCAAGTTTTGCAGCCTTCAGAACATGTTAGAAAACCAGCTGTTTCTTTCAAGTGGTTTATGGGGTCATTTGCACAATAATGTTTCtactttttgtttgtgtgtgacAAATCTGCTGCAGTTACTGATTGGAAAGCCAGCTAAAAACTGCTGAGGAtgataaatgtaatttttcagtTGTGTGGGATATGATTTTTACAGTATTGCTTTACTATATAACTGCTGAACATGTGTACATGTGTGTAGGTGTGGAAAAGAGCAACTGATCATTTCctaatgtttttttcctctattatCCAACATGCCACCAGCTCTCTTTAATTATCATGCTGCTGTGTAATCTGAACTGATGTTCAGTCTTTAGTAGCGCCTTCAGTTTTACTGTGTTTCAGGGAGAGTTGCAGCTTCCAAGCAGTCTTGGGGCTCAAGCAGTACCTCTTGGTGTgggcctgcagctcctgtgtAAAAACTTGCTTCAGCTTTGTACCTGCACTTGTAATCTGTCATGTGTCCCCACTGCTGTTGTGTTGGTCTTTCTGCTCTTTGGTCCTTCTCACCTTCCACTCTTCCTTTCAGTTCAACCACTGTGAAATTCACTGACATCCTAGGAGCTGTACTGTAATGGCATTAAATAGCTCTTAATAAATGCCACACTGAAGTATTTACTGAGAAATACTGTATTCAGCTTTTAATCTCTTGATGGCTGTGGCAATCTCAGAGAGCTAGCAGCTTGGCTCATCCCCACTACCAGTGGCTTTTCAGAAGTTAGCCTCATTCTGGAATTCCAGAACAGGTCAGTGCTTATTTTGTACCTATCAGCCAACTGCTTCTGTGGAAATGTACTTCTAAGACATCTTGTGCACGGTGCAAGAAATCATCATCCTGCTGAAGTATTTCTGATGCTGTACATGATCAGAGCATGCACGCACTGCGGAAACTGCCTGTGGGGCTTAGTTGCTCTCTGACTTTGTAATGAGTGTGTACCCAGTGTCTACACTGCTTAAGGGGACGCTGAACTCTCTGGCAAAGAGCACAGATGTATCTGCAGTGAGGAAAAGCTCACTGGGAACATCTTACTGTCTTCTGGCACCCTGTCTTTTCTCCCTCCTATCATATGAGCTTAATTTCTCATTATCAATCATTACCATGTTGTAGTGCACTCCTTTGGTGCTGTTTTGACAAGATACTATGTAACTGGCTAGTTCTAATTCCCAGTAAGAATTAGTGGGACCTATGAAGTTAGTATTGTTGGCAGAGTTATTGCTCATGGCAGAATAAATAAACCCCTTTTATGAGCCCCACTTTATTGAAGTGCTTCCATAAAGTTCCTCGCACATGTTTAGCTGTAATTTGAAGTGCATGTGAAGAATGGATGGTAGGTGGTGTTGCTTTTTTTGCAAGTTGCAGTGAATTTTTAATGTGACATCACTTGATTCCAGCttgcccagctgctggcagaaCTGAATTCCATACCGGACCTGTTCCCAGTGAAAACACCCTCCTCAACTCCTTCAGTAAGTTTCCAGGACTGGTTGGTGATGACAGTAATTTTTGTTAGACCTAGGATTAATGAGTTTCATCAGAAACTTTCAGCAAGtttgttctggttttctttGGGTTTGGTCACTTAATTTGTATAGATTTGCTATTGGTCGGGAAGTGCCAGAGATTATGTGAGGAAATTGAATTTTATAAGATAATTTATGAAGAAATACATCCCAAGACTCTCCAAAATTAGGAATCTTGAACTAAATGAAGCAGCTTCTTAATAccctttcagtttaaaaagtttaaaagaaaattaacgAGAATTCAGCTTGTCCCTCAAACTTTGTATTCCTCAATGTTCCTCGATTGTATATTCAGATTGTGGGAAAATCTGAATATTTAGCTACCAAAGAGCAGTGAGAACTAGCTTCCACCTTAATATGCCACATGTTAAATTTTGGTATAGTTCTGTGATGTTAACTGGAACAGAATTTGACGTGAAGgtgtgatttttaaaagtagcaGAAAGGTATATTGTGTAGGGAGTATAGTTACTTGTGGGGTTTGGCTTAACAAATAAGGAGTAGGAGAACAGTAGATCAATTCATGATAGTACAAGTGTGGTACAGACATTTTCAGGTTATTTCTAGTGTTTAACACTACAAACATAACTGAAAAGACAGTTACtggaattttcttctctttgtagAAACATAAGAAAACCCCAAGGAGGACATTCTCTGAAGGCCAGATAACACGCCGAATGAACCCAACCAGAACTGCTCGTCCACCAGAAAAATTTGCCTTGGAAAAATCTACTGTGTCAGCTGTCAAATCTGCAGAACACATCCGTAGCTACAGACAACAAAACCTTTTGAAGAGACTCAGTGTGGTATTTGCCAGATTTTGATATCCCCAGTAGTCAGGAACTAGGAAACATTTAAATTGTTGGCCAGCACTTAGACCAGACACCACATCCTATGCAAAGTTATTGAAAATCTTTGGTTGGGATTAGCTACAGAAGAAGGTATTTCCAGGCCCTTCTGTCTCATCTTTCACCTGTTGGGTGGGCTCTATTTGTGACCAGTGTTACTCAGGTGTAACAAGGCAGTTAACTTCTGGTCTTTTATTAATTCTTCATCTGAAAATTACTAGAGCCCTTAATGTATAAAGCCTTGTAGTGGCAAGGCAGTGGGGTGGTGAAGGTGGCAAATCAGATCTTCTCTGTTACcagactcagaaaaaaaaaggcaaaaatcctTCTCTGGAAATAGCAGACAGAAGATTTGAGTTATATGGCTGAACTGAGAGTGAATTAAGGGAATCTGCACCAGCAAACTGCTAATGTAAGGCTAGTAATGAAAAGTTGCAGATTTTActctttcctatttttaaaaatatgtgtttttccttctctagcttATGGTGGTCATTTGTCTTGCTTATATTTTCTTAGCCCTTATGAGGAAGACCCTTTAAGTTTGAATCCTTATAGGCTGGATCCCAGTTCTGCTTGTAGGAACAAGTGCTGGGCATAGTTAAAGCTTTATAGAGGGAACTTGGCTATTAGAAGAAGAGTAGTAGCACCAAATGAGAACCTGGGCTGGTAAATGACTGTTTTGGACAGAACAGAACTGATCTGGAGTGAAGGACAAATGAAGTCTTCAGAGACAGGTATAGGGAAGGCTAAGAATGTGATGAAATTTGTTCATGAATAGGGGTCAAAGAGAATGAtgatttagaaggaaaaaaattcacttaaTGGTGAATGGAGTACTCTCTTCCAAATAGCAGGTTAATAAGAAAGGGCTGGGTATGGCAGGACTAACCTGAAGCTTCAGTAGAGGTTTTTGCAGGACATTAGAGATTGTCATTGGAGAAAGCAACTAGAGAACATAAAAGGAGATTGAAGGAGGAAAACATGGGAAGGCAGATGATCCCAGTTCCTGATTTTGAGAGGGAAGAAGTAGAGTATGAAGAGTCATAgtggaggaggaaagggaatgTAAAGAAAAGTTAGCAGTAAAACATGTCAAGGATTTGTGCACATAGAAGTAATAATGATGGAAagtaaatataataataataaaataataaaaataattttttaaataataataaaataataaaaataataaaaagtgtAGTAGTGAAAAGATTatggaggagagggagagaaagaggcaGGGGTGATTTGGAAACTATTCCCTGTTCTTCCAATGGTGCATGAGCCTGTAGTTTTCCAGCTGTGGACTGCATACTCATTGTAAATGAAGAAATTGGTCACCACGTGTGGTGACAGAGGCTTCATGACATCAGACAAAAAGTACTGAGATGAGTTTGTTTAGCAGGGGGATTGTGGAGTACGGAAAAGAAGGAGATCATCGAAGTACTCGTCTCATCGCCCAGTAGAAGACATAACTGAGGAGG
This sequence is a window from Anomalospiza imberbis isolate Cuckoo-Finch-1a 21T00152 chromosome 1, ASM3175350v1, whole genome shotgun sequence. Protein-coding genes within it:
- the CDCA7L gene encoding cell division cycle-associated 7-like protein isoform X3, which gives rise to MGSAAASEQHWPIPVQATRSAPSLHPLSRRCRAAPPRHRPAPLLPPAGARAAMARRGRRRGAAAAAGTRGKKQVPKDVANIFNAPSDSEDFPGFQDDVSKQSFLSENNSASFDSLESGKEGLRFQSRYLTEELRRIFTEDTDSETEVFEGFASNEVHVNKKEVLMVESDLSDEERDNLLGNEKEEEKEMKKKVSPKRRSFGLRVALQFPTRKSSEKKVPEQTLSDLPLKDSESLTPLSKEISLKRSDKVEGSASESEEDIKETQEESSSALLKRAINIKENKAMLAQLLAELNSIPDLFPVKTPSSTPSKHKKTPRRTFSEGQITRRMNPTRTARPPEKFALEKSTVSAVKSAEHIRSYRQQNLLKRLSVQGDCGVRKRRRSSKYSSHRPVEDITEEDLDNIAITVRDKIYDKVLGSTCHQCRQKTTDTKTICRKQGCGGVRGQFCGPCLRNRYGEDVKSALLDPAWICPPCRGVCNCSYCRQRDGRCATGMLIHLAKFYGYNNVKEYLESLQKQLADDN